The proteins below are encoded in one region of Alosa sapidissima isolate fAloSap1 chromosome 24, fAloSap1.pri, whole genome shotgun sequence:
- the LOC121699765 gene encoding zinc finger MIZ domain-containing protein 1-like isoform X3, with translation MNSIPSMDRHIQQTNDRLVCIKQHLQNPANFHTAATELLDWCGDPRAFQRPFEQSLMGCLTVVSRVAAQQGFDLDLGYRLLAVCAANRDKFTPKSAALLSSWCEELGRLLLLRHQKSRQGESQGKVPMQPPMGPMKPGLSHGDGSFPYDSVAWQQNTNQPPGSLSVVTTVWGVTNTSQSQVLGNPMASGNNPMNPSGNPMGSGMSGGNPGINSPQFQGQQQQFSGKGNGNQAYMQQNMYGRPNYPGGGAYGGSYPGGPNTPGGMGMPPHSRPPSDFTQPAAAAAAAAVAAAAATATATATATVAALQETQNKDMNQYGPMSSSFQMGPNQAYGGQFMNQQGPRGPPSLPGNMNPMGGGMNASNMGGPPMGMNQPRPQGMGPFGSHGQRMPQQGYPGPRGPQGMPMQGMKRQYPGENNYGGQQYGPNSQFANQQGQYANPNASRPLPSPNYPGQRMPGQQNPGQYPPPGAGMGQYFKPEPFNGQSNNFSGSGFQYNQGNMNGAPRPVGNYPHSPVPGNPTPPMTPGSSMPPYLSPGQDVKPIFPPDIKPNMSALPPPPGNPHEELRLTFPVRDGVVLEPFRLEHNLAVSNHVFHLRPSVHQTLMWRSDLELQFKCYHHEDRQMNTNWPASVQVSVNATPLTIERGDNKTSHKPLHLKQVCQPGRNTIQITVTACCCSHLFVLQLVHRPSVRSVLQGLLKKRLLPAEHCITKVKRNFSSVAASSGNTTMNGEDGVEQTAIKVSLKCPITFRRIQLPARGHDCKHVQCFDLESYLQLNCERGTWRCPVCNKTALLEGLEVDQYMWGILNAIQNSEFEEVTIDPTCSWRPVAIKSEMHIKEDPDGPLAKRFKTMSPSQMIMPNVMEMIAQLGPGPSPYPNISSQQQGGNSGEYGNQGNNFQGHGNFDFPHGNVGGSSVNDFMHGPQLSHPPDMPNSLMGPDKPLNHGMPDSVPHSVSTDSPHNPMQHNLHGPSHGPGTPSGQPLHHGGPPGQQPGRQQPPQPPQAQAPQQQAQPQAQQQQQGPNSHPHPHPHPDLGFNPSGGLDGSGQVPPDMPEPSLDLLPELANPDDLLSYLDPPDLPSNNNDDLLSLFENN, from the exons CGCTGCTGTCTTCCTGGTGTGAGGAGCTGGGTCGTCTGCTGCTGCTCCGGCACCAGAAGTCTCGACAGGGCGAGTCGCAAGGGAAAGTGCCCATGCAGCCGCCCATGGGCCCCATGAAGCCTGGCCTGTCTCACGG CGACGGGTCATTTCCGTACGACTCGGTCGCCTGGCAACAAAACACCAATCAGCCTCCTGGATCACTCTCCGTGGTGACCACTGTCTGGGGTGTAACCAATACGTCACAAAGTCAG gtTTTGGGGAACCCCATGGCGAGCGGCAACAACCCCATGAACCCCAGCGGCAACCCCATGGGCTCGGGCATGTCGGGGGGCAACCCGGGCATCAACTCGCCCCAGTTCCaaggccagcagcagcagttctCGGGCAAGGGAAACGGCAACCAGGCGTACATGCAGCAGAACATGTACGGCCGACCCAACTACCCCGGCGGAGGGGCCTACGGGGGCAG TTACCCTGGCGGTCCCAACACTCCCGGAGGTATGGGAATGCCTCCCCATTCCCGACCGCCCTCCGACTTCACCcaacctgctgcagctgctgccgccgccgcagtcgctgctgccgccgccacgGCAACCGCAACTGCCACGGCAACGGTGGCCGCCCTGCAGGAGACCCAGAACAAGGACATGAACCAATATGGACCG ATGTCTTCCTCTTTCCAGATGGGACCCAACCAGGCGTACGGTGGCCAGTTCATGAACCAGCAGGGGCCCCGGGGCCCCCCCTCCCTGCCGGGCAACATGAACCCCATGGGCGGCGGCATGAACGCGTCCAACATGGGCGGGCCTCCCATGGGCATGAACCAGCCGCGACCCCAGGGCATGGGGCCCTTCGGGAGCCACGGTCAGCGGATGCCCCAGCAGGGCTACCCAGGCCCCCGGGGGCCACAGGGGATGCCCATGCAGGGCATGAAGAGGCAGTACCCGGGGGAG aACAACTACGGGGGCCAGCAGTATGGACCAAACAGCCAGTTCGCCAACCAGCAGGGGCAGTACGCCAACCCCAACGCCTCTCGGCCGCTCCCCTCGCCCAACTACCCCGGTCAGAGGATGCCGGGGCAACAGAACCCTGGCCAGTACCCTCCACCAGGTGCAGGCATGGGCCAGTATTTCAAG CCTGAGCCATTTAATGGTCAGAGTAATAATTTCTCTGGGAGTGGATTCCAATATAACCAAGGGAATATGAACGGG GCTCCTCGGCCGGTGGGTAACTACCCGCATTCGCCGGTACCCGGCAACCCCACGCCCCCCATGACCCCAGGAAGCAGTATGCCGCCATACCTGTCGCCCGGCCAGGATGTGAAGCCGATATTCCCGCCCGATATCAAACCAAATATGAGCGCACTGCCTCCGCCACCAG GGAATCCCCATGAGGAGCTGCGTTTGACCTTCCCTGTGCGGGACGGTGTGGTCCTGGAACCCTTCCGACTGGAGCACAACCTGGCCGTCAGCAACCACGTGTTCCACCTGCGACCCTCCGTGCACCAGACGCTCATGTGGAG GTCGGACCTGGAGCTGCAGTTTAAGTGCTACCATCACGAGGACCGTCAGATGAACACCAACTGGCCGGCATCGGTGCAGGTGAGCGTCAACGCCACGCCGCTCACCATCGAGAGGGGCGACAACAAGACGTCCCACAAACCCCTGCACCTGAAGCAGGTGTGCCAGCCGGGCAGGAACACCATCCAGATCACCGTCACGGCCTGCTGCTGT TCGCACCTGTTTGTGCTGCAGCTGGTGCATCGGCCGTCGGTGCGCTCGGTCCTGCAGGGCCTGCTGAAGAAGAGGCTGCTCCCAGCTGAGCACTGCATCACCAAAG TGAAGAGGAACTTCAGCAGCGTAGCGGCTTCGTCTGGGAACACCACAATGAACGGAGAGGACGGCGTCGAACAGACGGCCATCAAAGTGTCGCTCAAGTGTCCGATCACCTTCCGGCGGATCCAGCTACCGGCGCGGGGACATGACTGTAAACACGTACAG TGCTTTGACTTGGAGTCCTACTTGCAGTTGAATTGTGAGCGAGGGACGTGGCGATGTCCAGTATGCAA TAAAACCGCATTGTTAGAGGGCCTGGAAGTCGACCAATACATGTGGGGCATCCTAAACGCTATACAAAA CTCGGAGTTTGAGGAGGTGACCATCGACCCAACATGTAGCTGGCGGCCGGTGGCCATCAAGTCGGAGATGCACATCAAGGAGGACCCTGACGGACCGCTGGCCAAGCGCTTCAAGACCATGAGCCCGAGCCAGATGATCATGCCCAACGTGATGGAGATGATCGCCCAGCTGGGGCCGGGGCCGTCGCCGTACCCCAACATATCGTCACAGCAACAAGGTGGAAACAGCGGCGAGTACGGCAACCAAG gcaACAATTTCCAGGGGCACGGGAACTTTGACTTCCCCCACGGCAACGTTGGAGGCTCGTCGGTGAATGACTTTATGCATGGCCCCCAGCTCTCCCACCCGCCAGACATGCCCAACTCACTCATGGGCCCGGACAAGCCCCTCAACCACGGCATGCCGGACTCA gTACCTCATTCTGTCAGCACTGACTCGCCCCACAATCCCATGCAGCATAACCTGCACGGGCCGTCCCACGGGCCGGGCACCCCGTCAGGCCAGCCGCTCCACCACGGTGGTCCCCCAGGCCAGCAGCCCGGTCGCCAGCAGCCTCCCCAGCCCCCTCAAGCCCAGGCCCCCCAGCAGCAGGCCCAGCCAcaggcccagcagcagcagcaaggcCCCAACAGCCACCCACACCCGCACCCCCACCCCGACCTCGGCTTCAACCCCTCGGGCGGCCTGGATGGGTCGGGCCAAGTGCCGCCAGATATGCCCGAGCCCTCTCTAGAT CTTCTCCCTGAACTTGCGAACCCGGACGACCTGTTGTCTTACCTGGACCCCCCAGATCTTCCCAGCAATAACAACGACGACCTTCTGTCCCTGTTTGAAAATAACTGA
- the LOC121699765 gene encoding zinc finger MIZ domain-containing protein 1-like isoform X2 codes for MNSIPSMDRHIQQTNDRLVCIKQHLQNPANFHTAATELLDWCGDPRAFQRPFEQSLMGCLTVVSRVAAQQGFDLDLGYRLLAVCAANRDKFTPKSAALLSSWCEELGRLLLLRHQKSRQGESQGKVPMQPPMGPMKPGLSHGDGSFPYDSVAWQQNTNQPPGSLSVVTTVWGVTNTSQSQVLGNPMASGNNPMNPSGNPMGSGMSGGNPGINSPQFQGQQQQFSGKGNGNQAYMQQNMYGRPNYPGGGAYGGSYPGGPNTPGGMGMPPHSRPPSDFTQPAAAAAAAAVAAAAATATATATATVAALQETQNKDMNQYGPMGPNQAYGGQFMNQQGPRGPPSLPGNMNPMGGGMNASNMGGPPMGMNQPRPQGMGPFGSHGQRMPQQGYPGPRGPQGMPMQGMKRQYPGEVGAGTMAAPLSARSPTTFTNNYGGQQYGPNSQFANQQGQYANPNASRPLPSPNYPGQRMPGQQNPGQYPPPGAGMGQYFKPEPFNGQSNNFSGSGFQYNQGNMNGAPRPVGNYPHSPVPGNPTPPMTPGSSMPPYLSPGQDVKPIFPPDIKPNMSALPPPPGNPHEELRLTFPVRDGVVLEPFRLEHNLAVSNHVFHLRPSVHQTLMWRSDLELQFKCYHHEDRQMNTNWPASVQVSVNATPLTIERGDNKTSHKPLHLKQVCQPGRNTIQITVTACCCSHLFVLQLVHRPSVRSVLQGLLKKRLLPAEHCITKVKRNFSSVAASSGNTTMNGEDGVEQTAIKVSLKCPITFRRIQLPARGHDCKHVQCFDLESYLQLNCERGTWRCPVCNKTALLEGLEVDQYMWGILNAIQNSEFEEVTIDPTCSWRPVAIKSEMHIKEDPDGPLAKRFKTMSPSQMIMPNVMEMIAQLGPGPSPYPNISSQQQGGNSGEYGNQGNNFQGHGNFDFPHGNVGGSSVNDFMHGPQLSHPPDMPNSLMGPDKPLNHGMPDSVPHSVSTDSPHNPMQHNLHGPSHGPGTPSGQPLHHGGPPGQQPGRQQPPQPPQAQAPQQQAQPQAQQQQQGPNSHPHPHPHPDLGFNPSGGLDGSGQVPPDMPEPSLDLLPELANPDDLLSYLDPPDLPSNNNDDLLSLFENN; via the exons CGCTGCTGTCTTCCTGGTGTGAGGAGCTGGGTCGTCTGCTGCTGCTCCGGCACCAGAAGTCTCGACAGGGCGAGTCGCAAGGGAAAGTGCCCATGCAGCCGCCCATGGGCCCCATGAAGCCTGGCCTGTCTCACGG CGACGGGTCATTTCCGTACGACTCGGTCGCCTGGCAACAAAACACCAATCAGCCTCCTGGATCACTCTCCGTGGTGACCACTGTCTGGGGTGTAACCAATACGTCACAAAGTCAG gtTTTGGGGAACCCCATGGCGAGCGGCAACAACCCCATGAACCCCAGCGGCAACCCCATGGGCTCGGGCATGTCGGGGGGCAACCCGGGCATCAACTCGCCCCAGTTCCaaggccagcagcagcagttctCGGGCAAGGGAAACGGCAACCAGGCGTACATGCAGCAGAACATGTACGGCCGACCCAACTACCCCGGCGGAGGGGCCTACGGGGGCAG TTACCCTGGCGGTCCCAACACTCCCGGAGGTATGGGAATGCCTCCCCATTCCCGACCGCCCTCCGACTTCACCcaacctgctgcagctgctgccgccgccgcagtcgctgctgccgccgccacgGCAACCGCAACTGCCACGGCAACGGTGGCCGCCCTGCAGGAGACCCAGAACAAGGACATGAACCAATATGGACCG ATGGGACCCAACCAGGCGTACGGTGGCCAGTTCATGAACCAGCAGGGGCCCCGGGGCCCCCCCTCCCTGCCGGGCAACATGAACCCCATGGGCGGCGGCATGAACGCGTCCAACATGGGCGGGCCTCCCATGGGCATGAACCAGCCGCGACCCCAGGGCATGGGGCCCTTCGGGAGCCACGGTCAGCGGATGCCCCAGCAGGGCTACCCAGGCCCCCGGGGGCCACAGGGGATGCCCATGCAGGGCATGAAGAGGCAGTACCCGGGGGAGGTGGGTGCAGGCACCATGGCAGCACCACTGAGTGCTAGATCCCCGACTACATTCACA aACAACTACGGGGGCCAGCAGTATGGACCAAACAGCCAGTTCGCCAACCAGCAGGGGCAGTACGCCAACCCCAACGCCTCTCGGCCGCTCCCCTCGCCCAACTACCCCGGTCAGAGGATGCCGGGGCAACAGAACCCTGGCCAGTACCCTCCACCAGGTGCAGGCATGGGCCAGTATTTCAAG CCTGAGCCATTTAATGGTCAGAGTAATAATTTCTCTGGGAGTGGATTCCAATATAACCAAGGGAATATGAACGGG GCTCCTCGGCCGGTGGGTAACTACCCGCATTCGCCGGTACCCGGCAACCCCACGCCCCCCATGACCCCAGGAAGCAGTATGCCGCCATACCTGTCGCCCGGCCAGGATGTGAAGCCGATATTCCCGCCCGATATCAAACCAAATATGAGCGCACTGCCTCCGCCACCAG GGAATCCCCATGAGGAGCTGCGTTTGACCTTCCCTGTGCGGGACGGTGTGGTCCTGGAACCCTTCCGACTGGAGCACAACCTGGCCGTCAGCAACCACGTGTTCCACCTGCGACCCTCCGTGCACCAGACGCTCATGTGGAG GTCGGACCTGGAGCTGCAGTTTAAGTGCTACCATCACGAGGACCGTCAGATGAACACCAACTGGCCGGCATCGGTGCAGGTGAGCGTCAACGCCACGCCGCTCACCATCGAGAGGGGCGACAACAAGACGTCCCACAAACCCCTGCACCTGAAGCAGGTGTGCCAGCCGGGCAGGAACACCATCCAGATCACCGTCACGGCCTGCTGCTGT TCGCACCTGTTTGTGCTGCAGCTGGTGCATCGGCCGTCGGTGCGCTCGGTCCTGCAGGGCCTGCTGAAGAAGAGGCTGCTCCCAGCTGAGCACTGCATCACCAAAG TGAAGAGGAACTTCAGCAGCGTAGCGGCTTCGTCTGGGAACACCACAATGAACGGAGAGGACGGCGTCGAACAGACGGCCATCAAAGTGTCGCTCAAGTGTCCGATCACCTTCCGGCGGATCCAGCTACCGGCGCGGGGACATGACTGTAAACACGTACAG TGCTTTGACTTGGAGTCCTACTTGCAGTTGAATTGTGAGCGAGGGACGTGGCGATGTCCAGTATGCAA TAAAACCGCATTGTTAGAGGGCCTGGAAGTCGACCAATACATGTGGGGCATCCTAAACGCTATACAAAA CTCGGAGTTTGAGGAGGTGACCATCGACCCAACATGTAGCTGGCGGCCGGTGGCCATCAAGTCGGAGATGCACATCAAGGAGGACCCTGACGGACCGCTGGCCAAGCGCTTCAAGACCATGAGCCCGAGCCAGATGATCATGCCCAACGTGATGGAGATGATCGCCCAGCTGGGGCCGGGGCCGTCGCCGTACCCCAACATATCGTCACAGCAACAAGGTGGAAACAGCGGCGAGTACGGCAACCAAG gcaACAATTTCCAGGGGCACGGGAACTTTGACTTCCCCCACGGCAACGTTGGAGGCTCGTCGGTGAATGACTTTATGCATGGCCCCCAGCTCTCCCACCCGCCAGACATGCCCAACTCACTCATGGGCCCGGACAAGCCCCTCAACCACGGCATGCCGGACTCA gTACCTCATTCTGTCAGCACTGACTCGCCCCACAATCCCATGCAGCATAACCTGCACGGGCCGTCCCACGGGCCGGGCACCCCGTCAGGCCAGCCGCTCCACCACGGTGGTCCCCCAGGCCAGCAGCCCGGTCGCCAGCAGCCTCCCCAGCCCCCTCAAGCCCAGGCCCCCCAGCAGCAGGCCCAGCCAcaggcccagcagcagcagcaaggcCCCAACAGCCACCCACACCCGCACCCCCACCCCGACCTCGGCTTCAACCCCTCGGGCGGCCTGGATGGGTCGGGCCAAGTGCCGCCAGATATGCCCGAGCCCTCTCTAGAT CTTCTCCCTGAACTTGCGAACCCGGACGACCTGTTGTCTTACCTGGACCCCCCAGATCTTCCCAGCAATAACAACGACGACCTTCTGTCCCTGTTTGAAAATAACTGA
- the LOC121699765 gene encoding zinc finger MIZ domain-containing protein 1-like isoform X1, whose protein sequence is MNSIPSMDRHIQQTNDRLVCIKQHLQNPANFHTAATELLDWCGDPRAFQRPFEQSLMGCLTVVSRVAAQQGFDLDLGYRLLAVCAANRDKFTPKSAALLSSWCEELGRLLLLRHQKSRQGESQGKVPMQPPMGPMKPGLSHGDGSFPYDSVAWQQNTNQPPGSLSVVTTVWGVTNTSQSQVLGNPMASGNNPMNPSGNPMGSGMSGGNPGINSPQFQGQQQQFSGKGNGNQAYMQQNMYGRPNYPGGGAYGGSYPGGPNTPGGMGMPPHSRPPSDFTQPAAAAAAAAVAAAAATATATATATVAALQETQNKDMNQYGPMSSSFQMGPNQAYGGQFMNQQGPRGPPSLPGNMNPMGGGMNASNMGGPPMGMNQPRPQGMGPFGSHGQRMPQQGYPGPRGPQGMPMQGMKRQYPGEVGAGTMAAPLSARSPTTFTNNYGGQQYGPNSQFANQQGQYANPNASRPLPSPNYPGQRMPGQQNPGQYPPPGAGMGQYFKPEPFNGQSNNFSGSGFQYNQGNMNGAPRPVGNYPHSPVPGNPTPPMTPGSSMPPYLSPGQDVKPIFPPDIKPNMSALPPPPGNPHEELRLTFPVRDGVVLEPFRLEHNLAVSNHVFHLRPSVHQTLMWRSDLELQFKCYHHEDRQMNTNWPASVQVSVNATPLTIERGDNKTSHKPLHLKQVCQPGRNTIQITVTACCCSHLFVLQLVHRPSVRSVLQGLLKKRLLPAEHCITKVKRNFSSVAASSGNTTMNGEDGVEQTAIKVSLKCPITFRRIQLPARGHDCKHVQCFDLESYLQLNCERGTWRCPVCNKTALLEGLEVDQYMWGILNAIQNSEFEEVTIDPTCSWRPVAIKSEMHIKEDPDGPLAKRFKTMSPSQMIMPNVMEMIAQLGPGPSPYPNISSQQQGGNSGEYGNQGNNFQGHGNFDFPHGNVGGSSVNDFMHGPQLSHPPDMPNSLMGPDKPLNHGMPDSVPHSVSTDSPHNPMQHNLHGPSHGPGTPSGQPLHHGGPPGQQPGRQQPPQPPQAQAPQQQAQPQAQQQQQGPNSHPHPHPHPDLGFNPSGGLDGSGQVPPDMPEPSLDLLPELANPDDLLSYLDPPDLPSNNNDDLLSLFENN, encoded by the exons CGCTGCTGTCTTCCTGGTGTGAGGAGCTGGGTCGTCTGCTGCTGCTCCGGCACCAGAAGTCTCGACAGGGCGAGTCGCAAGGGAAAGTGCCCATGCAGCCGCCCATGGGCCCCATGAAGCCTGGCCTGTCTCACGG CGACGGGTCATTTCCGTACGACTCGGTCGCCTGGCAACAAAACACCAATCAGCCTCCTGGATCACTCTCCGTGGTGACCACTGTCTGGGGTGTAACCAATACGTCACAAAGTCAG gtTTTGGGGAACCCCATGGCGAGCGGCAACAACCCCATGAACCCCAGCGGCAACCCCATGGGCTCGGGCATGTCGGGGGGCAACCCGGGCATCAACTCGCCCCAGTTCCaaggccagcagcagcagttctCGGGCAAGGGAAACGGCAACCAGGCGTACATGCAGCAGAACATGTACGGCCGACCCAACTACCCCGGCGGAGGGGCCTACGGGGGCAG TTACCCTGGCGGTCCCAACACTCCCGGAGGTATGGGAATGCCTCCCCATTCCCGACCGCCCTCCGACTTCACCcaacctgctgcagctgctgccgccgccgcagtcgctgctgccgccgccacgGCAACCGCAACTGCCACGGCAACGGTGGCCGCCCTGCAGGAGACCCAGAACAAGGACATGAACCAATATGGACCG ATGTCTTCCTCTTTCCAGATGGGACCCAACCAGGCGTACGGTGGCCAGTTCATGAACCAGCAGGGGCCCCGGGGCCCCCCCTCCCTGCCGGGCAACATGAACCCCATGGGCGGCGGCATGAACGCGTCCAACATGGGCGGGCCTCCCATGGGCATGAACCAGCCGCGACCCCAGGGCATGGGGCCCTTCGGGAGCCACGGTCAGCGGATGCCCCAGCAGGGCTACCCAGGCCCCCGGGGGCCACAGGGGATGCCCATGCAGGGCATGAAGAGGCAGTACCCGGGGGAGGTGGGTGCAGGCACCATGGCAGCACCACTGAGTGCTAGATCCCCGACTACATTCACA aACAACTACGGGGGCCAGCAGTATGGACCAAACAGCCAGTTCGCCAACCAGCAGGGGCAGTACGCCAACCCCAACGCCTCTCGGCCGCTCCCCTCGCCCAACTACCCCGGTCAGAGGATGCCGGGGCAACAGAACCCTGGCCAGTACCCTCCACCAGGTGCAGGCATGGGCCAGTATTTCAAG CCTGAGCCATTTAATGGTCAGAGTAATAATTTCTCTGGGAGTGGATTCCAATATAACCAAGGGAATATGAACGGG GCTCCTCGGCCGGTGGGTAACTACCCGCATTCGCCGGTACCCGGCAACCCCACGCCCCCCATGACCCCAGGAAGCAGTATGCCGCCATACCTGTCGCCCGGCCAGGATGTGAAGCCGATATTCCCGCCCGATATCAAACCAAATATGAGCGCACTGCCTCCGCCACCAG GGAATCCCCATGAGGAGCTGCGTTTGACCTTCCCTGTGCGGGACGGTGTGGTCCTGGAACCCTTCCGACTGGAGCACAACCTGGCCGTCAGCAACCACGTGTTCCACCTGCGACCCTCCGTGCACCAGACGCTCATGTGGAG GTCGGACCTGGAGCTGCAGTTTAAGTGCTACCATCACGAGGACCGTCAGATGAACACCAACTGGCCGGCATCGGTGCAGGTGAGCGTCAACGCCACGCCGCTCACCATCGAGAGGGGCGACAACAAGACGTCCCACAAACCCCTGCACCTGAAGCAGGTGTGCCAGCCGGGCAGGAACACCATCCAGATCACCGTCACGGCCTGCTGCTGT TCGCACCTGTTTGTGCTGCAGCTGGTGCATCGGCCGTCGGTGCGCTCGGTCCTGCAGGGCCTGCTGAAGAAGAGGCTGCTCCCAGCTGAGCACTGCATCACCAAAG TGAAGAGGAACTTCAGCAGCGTAGCGGCTTCGTCTGGGAACACCACAATGAACGGAGAGGACGGCGTCGAACAGACGGCCATCAAAGTGTCGCTCAAGTGTCCGATCACCTTCCGGCGGATCCAGCTACCGGCGCGGGGACATGACTGTAAACACGTACAG TGCTTTGACTTGGAGTCCTACTTGCAGTTGAATTGTGAGCGAGGGACGTGGCGATGTCCAGTATGCAA TAAAACCGCATTGTTAGAGGGCCTGGAAGTCGACCAATACATGTGGGGCATCCTAAACGCTATACAAAA CTCGGAGTTTGAGGAGGTGACCATCGACCCAACATGTAGCTGGCGGCCGGTGGCCATCAAGTCGGAGATGCACATCAAGGAGGACCCTGACGGACCGCTGGCCAAGCGCTTCAAGACCATGAGCCCGAGCCAGATGATCATGCCCAACGTGATGGAGATGATCGCCCAGCTGGGGCCGGGGCCGTCGCCGTACCCCAACATATCGTCACAGCAACAAGGTGGAAACAGCGGCGAGTACGGCAACCAAG gcaACAATTTCCAGGGGCACGGGAACTTTGACTTCCCCCACGGCAACGTTGGAGGCTCGTCGGTGAATGACTTTATGCATGGCCCCCAGCTCTCCCACCCGCCAGACATGCCCAACTCACTCATGGGCCCGGACAAGCCCCTCAACCACGGCATGCCGGACTCA gTACCTCATTCTGTCAGCACTGACTCGCCCCACAATCCCATGCAGCATAACCTGCACGGGCCGTCCCACGGGCCGGGCACCCCGTCAGGCCAGCCGCTCCACCACGGTGGTCCCCCAGGCCAGCAGCCCGGTCGCCAGCAGCCTCCCCAGCCCCCTCAAGCCCAGGCCCCCCAGCAGCAGGCCCAGCCAcaggcccagcagcagcagcaaggcCCCAACAGCCACCCACACCCGCACCCCCACCCCGACCTCGGCTTCAACCCCTCGGGCGGCCTGGATGGGTCGGGCCAAGTGCCGCCAGATATGCCCGAGCCCTCTCTAGAT CTTCTCCCTGAACTTGCGAACCCGGACGACCTGTTGTCTTACCTGGACCCCCCAGATCTTCCCAGCAATAACAACGACGACCTTCTGTCCCTGTTTGAAAATAACTGA